The Kogia breviceps isolate mKogBre1 chromosome 4, mKogBre1 haplotype 1, whole genome shotgun sequence genome window below encodes:
- the UQCR11 gene encoding cytochrome b-c1 complex subunit 10 gives MLERFVGPRYRQLARNWLPTVGMWGTVGALGLVWATDWRLILDWVPYINGKFKKDD, from the exons ATGTTGGAAAGGTTCGTGGGCCCGCGCTACCGCCAGCTGGCCAGAAACTG GTTACCCACAGTGGGCATGTGGGGCACCGTGGGAGCCTTGGGGCTGGTGTGGGCCACTGACTGGCGGCTGATTCTGGACTGGGTGCCCTACATCAACGGCAAGTTCAAGAAGGACGATTAA